In Populus nigra chromosome 1, ddPopNigr1.1, whole genome shotgun sequence, one genomic interval encodes:
- the LOC133676697 gene encoding receptor like protein 22-like: protein MTSYWRVACWFSFLPFLSPANSSFTPLSQASSHPFLGQHCSSSEKTALLQLKRYLSAAKPESSIPFQPSSGSLLTSWKPNTDCCSWESVNCHEVTKHVIGLNLSGHNLSGLVNSIKFLNLPYLERLNLVNCNIGEIPSFVQKLGGLVELDLSINKIHGKVPKWIWLLESLVYLNLSNNFLDGFEAPPSAPFLSSLTSLDLTSNLIEGSIPTLPISISFLSLAKNKLTGEIPVSLCSLSNLTILDACYNYMSGQIPKCLEVLGDTLIVLNLRKNRFSGLMPWKFTKECSLKTLNLYANQLTGKIPMSLKHCKRLQVLDLGDNQINDTFPFWLGVLPDLRVLILQSNSLRGPIGEPLASNDFPMLQILDLSSNYFTGNLPLDYFAIWKSMRIKLNGSLMYMGSYYYREWMSITSKGQRMDDINILTIFNVLDLSNNLFEGEIPEVIGDLKLLEVLNLSTNNLIGEIPLSLSKLTLLESLDLSKNKLIGEIPMKLLSLTFLSVLNLSYNRLEGKIPIGNQFSTFANDSYEGNIGLCGFPLSKNCDDVEDHQSSGAQRESILSDPISPFSWKFALVGYGCGAPVGVAIGYILFWRTKRCTKWIEQSFKAKKRQKNEQNRRRRRKFK, encoded by the coding sequence ATGACAAGTTATTGGCGAGTAGCTTGTTGGTTTTCATTCCTACCCTTCTTATCTCCAGCAAACTCTAGTTTCACACCATTGTCACAAGCTTCTTCTCACCCTTTCTTGGGCCAACATTGCAGTAGCAGTGAAAAAACAGCCTTGCTCCAACTCAAAAGGTATTTATCTGCAGCCAAACCTGAATCCTCTATTCCTTTCCAGCCTTCCTCAGGTTCTTTGCTTACTTCATGGAAGCCTAACACTGATTGTTGCTCATGGGAAAGTGTCAATTGCCATGAAGTTACAAAACATGTGATTGGCCTTAACCTTAGTGGTCACAACCTTTCTGGTCTTGTTAATTCAATCAAGTTTCTTAACCTCCCCTACCTTGAAAGGCTGAATCTTGTCAACTGCAATATTGGAGAAATCCCGAGTTTCGTGCAGAAACTAGGTGGGTTGGTTGAGCTTGACCTTTCTATCAACAAAATCCATGGCAAAGTGCCTAAATGGATTTGGCTGTTAGAAAGCTTAGTTTACTTAAATCTGTCTAACAATTTCTTGGATGGATTTGAAGCACCACCTTCTGCTCCATTTTTAAGCTCTTTGACCTCTCTCGATCTTACCTCCAATTTAATAGAAGGATCGATTCCAACTCTACCAATCTCTATCAGCTTCCTCTCACTTGCAAAGAACAAGCTCACTGGAGAGATTCCGGTATCATTATGCAGCTTGAGCAACCTGACAATCTTGGATGCCTGTTATAATTACATGTCAGGCCAAATTCCAAAATGTCTTGAGGTCCTTGGTGATACCCTCATCGTACTAAATCTGCGGAAGAATAGATTTTCCGGATTGATGCCCTGGAAATTCACTAAAGAATGCAGCCTCAAGACACTCAACTTATATGCTAATCAGTTGACAGGGAAAATTCCAATGTCTCTGAAGCATTGTAAACGCCTTCAAGTTTTAGACCTTGGAGATAACCAGATTAACGACACGTTTCCTTTCTGGTTAGGGGTGCTTCCCGATTTGCGTGTTCTTATCCTACAATCAAATAGTTTGCGTGGTCCCATTGGTGAGCCATTGGCATCAAATGACTTCCCAATGCTTCAAATCCTGGATCTATCCTCGAATTATTTCACAGGAAATTTGCCATTGGATTACTTTGCAATATGGAAGTCAATGAGGATCAAGTTGAATGGATCACTGATGTATATGGGATCTTACTATTACAGGGAGTGGATGTCAATAACAAGCAAAGGACAAAGAATGGATGATATAAACATCTTAACAATTTTCAATGTCCTAGACCTGTCAAACAATCTTTTTGAAGGAGAGATTCCTGAAGTGATTGGTGATCTCAAGTTGCTAGAGGTACTCAATCTGTCTACAAATAATCTGATAGGTGAGATCCCACTATCTTTATCAAAGTTGACATTGCTTGAGTCCTTAGACCTCTCAAAAAACAAGCTCATAGGTGAGATCCCAATGAAACTATTAAGCTTGACATTCCTATCGGTTCTCAACCTTTCGTATAATAGGTTAGAGGGGAAGATTCCAATAGGGAATCAATTTTCTACCTTCGCTAATGATTCCTACGAGGGAAACATTGGGTTGTGCGGGTTCCCATTGTCAAAGAATTGTGATGATGTTGAAGATCATCAGTCATCAGGAGCTCAACGAGAAAGCATCCTTTCGGATCCAATTAGTCCATTTAGTTGGAAATTTGCTTTGGTTGGATATGGATGTGGGGCGCCTGTGGGAGTTGCCATTGGTTACATCTTGTTTTGGAGGACCAAGAGATGCACTAAGTGGATTGAACAATCATTCAAGGCAAAGAAACGGCAGAAAAATGAACAGAAtcgaagaagaaggagaaagttCAAGTAG
- the LOC133701765 gene encoding probable glutathione S-transferase, which produces MAGDQVTLLDFWASPFGMRVRIALAEKGVRYEYSEQDLRNKSALLLQMNPVHKKIPVLVHNGKSVCESLIIVQYIDDVWKDKAPLLPSDPYQRAQSKFWADFVDKKLYDLGRKIWTTKGEDQEVAKKDFIHSLKLLEGELGDKPYFGGETLGYVDVALVPFYCWFYAYETVGNFNIEAVCPKLIAYCKRCLEKESVSKSLEDPQKVSDFVVMRRKMLGLE; this is translated from the exons ATGGCTGGGGATCAAGTAACCCTGTTGGATTTCTGGGCAAGTCCATTTGGTATGAGAGTGAGAATAGCATTGGCTGAAAAGGGTGTAAGGTACGAGTACAGTGAACAAGATTTGCGGAACAAAAGTGCTTTACTTCTTCAAATGAATCCTGTTCACAAGAAAATCCCAGTTCTTGTCCATAATGGGAAATCTGTTTGTGAGTCACTTATCATTGTTCAATATATTGATGACGTGTGGAAAGACAAGGCTCCTTTGTTGCCTTCTGATCCTTACCAGAGAGCTCAGTCAAAGTTCTGGGCAGATTTTGTTGACAAAAAG TTATATGACCTTGGGAGGAAGATATGGACAACAAAAGGAGAAGATCAGGAGGTAGCCAAGAAGGATTTCATCCACAGCCTCAAGCTTTTGGAAGGGGAGCTTGGAGACAAGCCTTATTTTGGGGGCGAGACCCTCGGCTACGTTGATGTAGCACTAGTTCCTTTCTATTGCTGGTTTTATGCCTATGAAACAGTCGGCAACTTCAATATAGAGGCTGTCTGTCCAAAGCTGATTGCTTACTGTAAGAGGTGCTTGGAGAAAGAGAGTGTATCCAAGTCTCTTGAAGATCCACAGAAAGTCTCTGATTTCGTTGTGATGAGGAGAAAGATGCTTGGGCTTGAGTAA